One stretch of Glycine soja cultivar W05 chromosome 7, ASM419377v2, whole genome shotgun sequence DNA includes these proteins:
- the LOC114419697 gene encoding ABSCISIC ACID-INSENSITIVE 5-like protein 4 produces the protein MNFRNFGDNNSNHPTWDAMHGKTPANNVTTLLRQPSTIYSLTFDEFQSTMGGIGKDFGSMNMDELLKNIWAAEETQAMAFSAGAAGGEGHNNNPISGGLQRQGSLTLPRTLSQKTVDEVWRDLIKDSSGGAKDGGSGNGGSSIPQRQATLGEMTLEEFLARAGVVREDVPQQQQQQQIGKPNNNGWFGDFPRPDNNNTGLLFGFQQPNRSNGNLGENTNLVPKQPPPPLSLNSNHSQRQAQQHQQQPPPLFPKPANVTFAAAPMHLLNNAQLASPGRRRGLIGVAEHSMNVGMVGLATANVTASASSKISPDVITRSNNVDNSPISPHYVINRGRKFSAIEKVVERRQRRMIKNRESAARSRARKQAYTFELEAEVAKLKELNRELQRKQEEIMEMQKNKDLDPACRPRVSKIHCLRRTLTGPW, from the exons ATGAACTTCAGGAACTTTGGTGATAATAATAGTAACCACCCCACTTGGGATGCCATGCATGGGAAGACACCAGCAAACAATGTTACTACTCTGCTGAGACAGCCCTCAACAATATACTCATTGACATTTGATGAGTTTCAGAGCACAATGGGTGGGATTGGGAAGGATTTTGGGTCGATGAACATGGATGAACTCTTGAAGAACATATGGGCAGCTGAAGAGACTCAAGCCATGGCATTTTCAGCTGGTGCAGCAGGAGGAGAAGGCCATAACAACAACCCTATTAGTGGTGGTTTGCAAAGACAAGGTTCTTTGACATTGCCAAGGACTCTTAGTCAGAAAACAGTTGATGAGGTTTGGAGGGACTTGATCAAAGATAGTAGTGGTGGGGCCAAGGATGGTGGAAGTGGCAATGGTGGCTCATCAATTCCTCAAAGGCAAGCAACATTGGGAGAAATGACATTGGAGGAGTTTTTGGCGAGAGCTGGGGTTGTGAGAGAAGATGtgcctcaacaacaacaacaacaacaaattggAAAACCAAACAACAATGGATGGTTTGGTGACTTTCCTAGACCAGACAATAACAACACTGGCCTACTTTTTGGGTTTCAACAACCAAATAGAAGCAACGGGAATTTGGGTGAGAACACTAACTTAGTTCCCAAACAACCTCCTCCTCCTTTATCATTAAACTCAAACCACTCCCAAAGACAAGCACAACAGCACCAACAACAGCCACCACCACTTTTTCCAAAGCCAGCAAATGTAACTTTTGCAGCTGCTCCTATGCATTTGTTGAACAATGCACAACTTGCTAGCCCTGGCAGAAGGAGAGGGTTGATTGGAGTTGCTGAGCATTCGATGAATGTTGGAATGGTTGGTTTAGCCACAGCTAATGTCACAGCTTCTGCCTCAAGTAAAATATCACCTGATGTTATTACAAGGAGTAATAATGTTGATAACTCTCCAATATCACCGCATTATGTAATCAACAGGGGAAGGAAATTCAGTGCCATAGAGAAAGTGGTTGAGAGGAGACAAAggagaatgataaaaaatagaGAATCAGCTGCGAGGTCAAGGGCTCGTAAGCAG GCCTACACTTTCGAACTAGAAGCTGAGGTTGCAAAACTTAAGGAATTAAACAGAGAATTACAAAGAAAACAG GAAGAAATCATGGAAATGCAGAAAAATAAG GATTTGGACCCTGCATGCAGACCAAGGGTAAGTAAAATACACTGCTTGAGAAGGACACTTACTGGACCATGGTAG
- the LOC114419698 gene encoding protein DJ-1 homolog C-like isoform X2, giving the protein MSLLLLPQPPTPLSTVTFSAAARAPFAAVTPPRPRTLTPKPALSLSAPITTTAPNNAIPPKKVLVPIGLGTEEMEAVIMIHVLRRAGADVTVASVEPQLQVEAAGGTKLVADTDISACSDQVFDLVALPGGMPGSARLRDCDVLRKITCRQAEENRLYGAICAAPAVTLLPWGLLKKKKITCHPAFYDRLPRFWAVKSNLQVSRGLTTSRGPGTTYQFALSLAEQLFGDSVANEVAESMFMRTDDDHAAKEFNKVEWSVGHHTPSVLVPVAHGSEEIEVVTVVDILRRAKAKVIVASVEKSLEVLASQGTKIVADILIGDAQESAHDLIILPGGTAGAQRLSKSRILKKLLKEQNSAERIYGAVCSSLAILQKQGLLKDKRATAHASTLDKLKDKEINGAKVVIDGKLITSEGLATVTDFALAIVSKLFGNGRARSVAEGLVFEYPKK; this is encoded by the exons ATGTCGTTGCTGCTACTCCCTCAACCTCCGACACCCCTCTCAACGGTCACCTTCTCCGCCGCCGCACGCGCACCCTTCGCCGCCGTCACGCCTCCGCGCCCGAGAACGCTAACTCCGAAACCCGCACTCTCCCTCTCTGCCCCAATAACAACAACAGCACCCAATAATGCAATCCCTCCGAAGAAGGTCCTGGTTCCCATCGGATTGGGCACCGAAGAAATGGAAGCCGTTATCATGATTCACGTCCTGCGCCGCGCCGGCGCCGACGTCACCGTTGCCTCCGTGGAGCCGCAGCTCCAAGTAGAAGCCGCCGGAGGCACCAAACTGGTCGCCGATACCGACATTTCCGCGTGTTCCGATCAAGTTTTCGATCTCGTTGCTTTGCCC GGAGGGATGCCTGGCTCTGCAAGACTACGGGATTGCGATGTGCTGCGGAAAATCACGTGCAGACAAGCTGAGGAAAACAGGCTCTATGGTGCTATTTGTGCTGCTCCGGCTGTCACCCTTTTGCCATGGgggcttttgaaaaaaaagaag ATAACTTGCCACCCCGCATTCTACGACAGGCTTCCAAGATTTTGGGCCGTTAAATCAAATCTTCAGGTTTCCAGAGGACTCACAACCAGCCGGGGGCCTGGAACTACTTACCAGTTTGCTTTGTCCTTGGCGGAGCAGCTATTTGGGGACTCTGTTGCCAATGAGGTTGCAGAATCGATG tttatGAGAACAGATGATGATCATGCAGCTAAGGAGTTCAATAAAGTTGAATGGTCTGTTGGCCACCACACCCCTAGT GTCCTCGTACCAGTTGCACATGGTTCCGAAGAGATTGAAGTAGTGACTGTGGTAGATATTCTAAGGCGAGCAAAAGCTAAGGTCATAGTTGCTTCAGTTGAAAAATCTCTTGAAGTTTTGGCTTCTCAAGGAACCAAAATTGTTGCTGATATATTAATTGGTGATGCTCAAGAGTCAGCGCATGATCTGATTATTCTTCCA GGGGGAACTGCTGGTGCTCAAAGACTAAGCAAATCTAGAATTCTGAAGAAGCTTCTTAAAGAACAAAATTCAGCTGAAAGGATATATGGGGCAGTCTGCTCTTCACTTGCCATTCTACAAAAACAAGGTTTACTAAAG GACAAGAGGGCCACAGCTCATGCCTCCACCTTAGACAAGCTTAAAGACAAAGAAATAAATGGTGCTAAAGTAGTTATTGATGGCAAACTGATCACTAGTGAGGGACTTGCCACTGTAACAGATTTTGCATTGGCCATTGTGAGCAAGCTATTTGGTAATGGAAGAGCAAGAAGTGTAGCAGAAGGCCTTGTTTTTGAGTATCCTAAGAAGTAG
- the LOC114419698 gene encoding protein DJ-1 homolog C-like isoform X1, with protein sequence MSLLLLPQPPTPLSTVTFSAAARAPFAAVTPPRPRTLTPKPALSLSAPITTTAPNNAIPPKKVLVPIGLGTEEMEAVIMIHVLRRAGADVTVASVEPQLQVEAAGGTKLVADTDISACSDQVFDLVALPWQGGMPGSARLRDCDVLRKITCRQAEENRLYGAICAAPAVTLLPWGLLKKKKITCHPAFYDRLPRFWAVKSNLQVSRGLTTSRGPGTTYQFALSLAEQLFGDSVANEVAESMFMRTDDDHAAKEFNKVEWSVGHHTPSVLVPVAHGSEEIEVVTVVDILRRAKAKVIVASVEKSLEVLASQGTKIVADILIGDAQESAHDLIILPGGTAGAQRLSKSRILKKLLKEQNSAERIYGAVCSSLAILQKQGLLKDKRATAHASTLDKLKDKEINGAKVVIDGKLITSEGLATVTDFALAIVSKLFGNGRARSVAEGLVFEYPKK encoded by the exons ATGTCGTTGCTGCTACTCCCTCAACCTCCGACACCCCTCTCAACGGTCACCTTCTCCGCCGCCGCACGCGCACCCTTCGCCGCCGTCACGCCTCCGCGCCCGAGAACGCTAACTCCGAAACCCGCACTCTCCCTCTCTGCCCCAATAACAACAACAGCACCCAATAATGCAATCCCTCCGAAGAAGGTCCTGGTTCCCATCGGATTGGGCACCGAAGAAATGGAAGCCGTTATCATGATTCACGTCCTGCGCCGCGCCGGCGCCGACGTCACCGTTGCCTCCGTGGAGCCGCAGCTCCAAGTAGAAGCCGCCGGAGGCACCAAACTGGTCGCCGATACCGACATTTCCGCGTGTTCCGATCAAGTTTTCGATCTCGTTGCTTTGCCC TGGCAGGGAGGGATGCCTGGCTCTGCAAGACTACGGGATTGCGATGTGCTGCGGAAAATCACGTGCAGACAAGCTGAGGAAAACAGGCTCTATGGTGCTATTTGTGCTGCTCCGGCTGTCACCCTTTTGCCATGGgggcttttgaaaaaaaagaag ATAACTTGCCACCCCGCATTCTACGACAGGCTTCCAAGATTTTGGGCCGTTAAATCAAATCTTCAGGTTTCCAGAGGACTCACAACCAGCCGGGGGCCTGGAACTACTTACCAGTTTGCTTTGTCCTTGGCGGAGCAGCTATTTGGGGACTCTGTTGCCAATGAGGTTGCAGAATCGATG tttatGAGAACAGATGATGATCATGCAGCTAAGGAGTTCAATAAAGTTGAATGGTCTGTTGGCCACCACACCCCTAGT GTCCTCGTACCAGTTGCACATGGTTCCGAAGAGATTGAAGTAGTGACTGTGGTAGATATTCTAAGGCGAGCAAAAGCTAAGGTCATAGTTGCTTCAGTTGAAAAATCTCTTGAAGTTTTGGCTTCTCAAGGAACCAAAATTGTTGCTGATATATTAATTGGTGATGCTCAAGAGTCAGCGCATGATCTGATTATTCTTCCA GGGGGAACTGCTGGTGCTCAAAGACTAAGCAAATCTAGAATTCTGAAGAAGCTTCTTAAAGAACAAAATTCAGCTGAAAGGATATATGGGGCAGTCTGCTCTTCACTTGCCATTCTACAAAAACAAGGTTTACTAAAG GACAAGAGGGCCACAGCTCATGCCTCCACCTTAGACAAGCTTAAAGACAAAGAAATAAATGGTGCTAAAGTAGTTATTGATGGCAAACTGATCACTAGTGAGGGACTTGCCACTGTAACAGATTTTGCATTGGCCATTGTGAGCAAGCTATTTGGTAATGGAAGAGCAAGAAGTGTAGCAGAAGGCCTTGTTTTTGAGTATCCTAAGAAGTAG